In Deinococcus betulae, one DNA window encodes the following:
- a CDS encoding carbohydrate ABC transporter permease, whose product MTRDRFTPLQLLALTLFAVYALLPLWWVIVTMFKDNGQLFSTFGLWFASPSHLAENVQTLLTRQDGIFRRWLLNSFVYAGATALGSVLVSALAGYAFSAYDFRGKNALFALILATIMVPGTALVLPLFLMMQKLGLLNTYWAVILPGLVNPFGLYLMRLFWDAGFPRELTEAARIDGAGEWTIFQRLGLPLVQGGLVTVGLFSFVGAWNNFFLPLVAVSNDELFPLTLGLSVWNQTSSSSGQEPLYTVIVLGALVSILPLVAAFLTLGRYWQGGLASGAVKG is encoded by the coding sequence GTGACGCGGGACCGCTTTACCCCGCTGCAACTGCTGGCGCTGACCCTGTTTGCCGTGTACGCGCTGCTGCCGCTGTGGTGGGTCATCGTGACCATGTTCAAGGACAACGGGCAGCTGTTTTCGACCTTTGGTCTGTGGTTTGCCAGCCCCAGCCACCTGGCCGAGAACGTGCAGACGCTGCTCACCCGCCAGGACGGCATCTTCCGGCGCTGGCTGCTCAACTCGTTTGTCTACGCCGGGGCCACGGCGCTGGGCAGCGTGCTGGTCAGTGCGCTGGCAGGCTACGCCTTTTCGGCCTACGACTTCCGGGGCAAGAACGCCCTGTTCGCCCTGATTCTGGCCACCATCATGGTGCCGGGCACGGCGCTGGTGCTGCCCCTCTTTCTGATGATGCAGAAGCTGGGCCTGCTGAACACCTACTGGGCGGTGATTCTGCCGGGCCTCGTCAATCCCTTTGGCCTGTACCTGATGCGCCTGTTCTGGGACGCCGGCTTTCCCAGGGAACTGACCGAGGCCGCGCGCATTGATGGCGCAGGCGAATGGACCATCTTTCAGCGCCTGGGGCTACCGCTGGTGCAGGGCGGGCTGGTGACGGTGGGGCTGTTCTCGTTTGTGGGCGCCTGGAACAACTTCTTTCTGCCGCTGGTGGCGGTCAGCAACGACGAGCTGTTTCCGCTGACTCTGGGCCTGAGCGTCTGGAACCAGACCAGCAGTTCCAGCGGACAGGAACCGCTGTACACCGTCATCGTACTGGGCGCACTTGTCAGCATTCTGCCCTTGGTGGCTGCCTTCCTGACCCTGGGCCGCTACTGGCAGGGCGGGCTGGCGAGCGGCGCGGTGAAGGGCTAA
- the galK gene encoding galactokinase, whose amino-acid sequence MKAFADVFHQAPDVVASAPGRVNLLGEHTDYQGGFVLPTAIPQQATVALGRNGTDEHRVYAADLDEWAAFPVAANAQAPFARYVAGALALGGASGGLNVHVTSDVPMGAGLSSSAALEVAVLRALRRLGDLKANDEHIALVAQRAEHEFVGVQCGIMDQMASSVADTHTLLLLDTRSLERQLRPLPAGAEVLVLDSGVPRTLAGSGYNERRAQVEEAARLLGVPELRDITEVEALTGLPSPLLERARHVVTENARVLAALEEGVDAARFGTLMNASHASLRDDYAVSHPRLDELVRRLQAHPAVYGARLTGAGFGGAVVALVQAGQATAVAAEVLAGYGPEGRQVVP is encoded by the coding sequence ATGAAAGCCTTTGCTGATGTTTTCCACCAGGCACCCGACGTGGTTGCCAGCGCGCCGGGCCGCGTGAACCTGCTGGGCGAGCACACCGATTACCAGGGCGGCTTCGTGCTGCCCACGGCCATTCCCCAGCAGGCCACCGTGGCCCTGGGGCGCAACGGCACTGACGAACACCGCGTTTACGCCGCCGACCTGGACGAGTGGGCGGCGTTCCCGGTCGCAGCAAACGCCCAGGCCCCGTTTGCGCGCTACGTGGCTGGGGCGCTGGCGCTGGGCGGCGCCTCGGGCGGCCTGAACGTGCACGTCACCTCGGACGTGCCGATGGGCGCGGGCCTGAGCAGCAGCGCGGCGCTGGAGGTGGCGGTGCTGCGGGCGCTGCGGCGCCTGGGGGACCTGAAGGCCAACGACGAGCACATTGCCCTGGTGGCCCAGCGCGCCGAACACGAGTTTGTGGGCGTGCAGTGCGGCATCATGGACCAGATGGCCAGCAGCGTGGCCGACACGCACACCCTGCTGCTGCTAGACACCCGCAGCCTGGAGCGCCAGCTGCGGCCCCTTCCGGCCGGCGCCGAGGTGCTGGTGCTGGACAGCGGCGTGCCCCGCACCCTGGCGGGCAGCGGCTACAACGAGCGCCGCGCCCAGGTCGAGGAAGCCGCCCGGCTTCTGGGCGTCCCCGAACTGCGGGACATTACAGAGGTGGAAGCGCTGACGGGTCTCCCCTCACCGCTTCTGGAACGGGCCAGACATGTCGTCACCGAGAACGCCCGCGTGCTGGCCGCACTGGAAGAAGGCGTGGACGCCGCCCGCTTCGGCACCCTGATGAACGCCAGCCACGCCAGCCTGCGGGATGACTACGCGGTGTCGCACCCACGGCTGGACGAACTGGTGAGACGGCTGCAGGCCCACCCGGCGGTGTACGGCGCCCGCCTGACCGGCGCGGGCTTTGGCGGGGCGGTGGTGGCGCTGGTGCAGGCGGGTCAGGCCACCGCCGTTGCCGCCGAGGTGCTGGCCGGGTACGGCCCGGAAGGCCGGCAAGTCGTTCCATAA
- a CDS encoding extracellular solute-binding protein yields MKKALLTTLALLAGTALAADPAFPKAPAGKVTLEVWSWVPGLDKTVTAFEKAYPTIDVKVTNLGGGPQTYTKLLTTLKAGTGAPDVAQIEYGFLPAFVDTGGLADLSTLGAGNYKKYFVPWTWGQVSPDGKAVFAIPQDTGPFAMVYRDDLMKKYGLSAPKTWAEYEKAAATVYTKSGGKVKMGNFYATFAPWFMALAWADGAQFFKRDGDRWVQTLNNPGAKKVLNYWYGMIKKGHVGTLNAFTSDYWNAAGAGQVVSNMEAAWGPGGYAGSLKDKGAGQWRAANLPQWTAGTAVKSGNWGGSSNVVTAQSKNKDAAMLFSLWLNLSQNAISNNWINGGLFPASDAGLDLAVLKDKTKNPSKFFGGQDISTVYARASRGVNVNFQWAPWFPYANDNFNKQMDLMLKGRLTPDQALDAWQRETLAEAKKQGYDVR; encoded by the coding sequence ATGAAAAAAGCTCTGCTGACGACCCTGGCCCTGCTGGCCGGCACCGCCCTGGCCGCCGACCCCGCCTTTCCCAAAGCGCCTGCTGGCAAGGTGACGCTGGAGGTCTGGTCGTGGGTGCCGGGTCTGGACAAGACCGTAACGGCCTTTGAAAAGGCCTACCCCACCATTGACGTCAAGGTGACCAACCTGGGCGGCGGTCCTCAGACCTACACCAAGCTGCTGACCACCCTGAAAGCCGGCACCGGCGCCCCGGACGTGGCACAGATTGAGTACGGCTTTCTGCCGGCCTTTGTGGATACGGGCGGTCTGGCCGACCTGAGTACGCTGGGCGCCGGCAACTACAAGAAATACTTTGTGCCCTGGACCTGGGGCCAGGTCAGCCCCGACGGCAAGGCTGTGTTCGCCATTCCGCAGGACACCGGCCCCTTTGCGATGGTCTACCGCGACGACCTGATGAAAAAATACGGCCTGAGCGCGCCCAAAACCTGGGCCGAGTACGAAAAGGCCGCCGCCACCGTTTACACCAAGAGCGGCGGAAAGGTGAAGATGGGCAACTTCTACGCCACCTTTGCCCCGTGGTTCATGGCGCTGGCCTGGGCCGACGGCGCGCAGTTTTTCAAGCGCGACGGCGACCGCTGGGTGCAGACCCTCAACAACCCTGGGGCCAAGAAGGTCCTGAACTACTGGTACGGCATGATTAAAAAAGGCCATGTCGGCACCCTGAACGCCTTTACCAGCGACTACTGGAACGCGGCCGGGGCCGGCCAGGTCGTGTCGAACATGGAAGCGGCCTGGGGACCGGGCGGCTACGCGGGCAGCCTGAAGGACAAGGGCGCCGGCCAGTGGCGCGCGGCCAACCTGCCGCAGTGGACGGCGGGCACAGCCGTCAAGTCTGGCAACTGGGGCGGCAGCTCGAACGTGGTGACTGCCCAGAGCAAGAACAAGGACGCCGCCATGCTGTTTAGCCTGTGGCTGAACCTCTCGCAAAACGCCATCTCGAACAACTGGATTAACGGCGGCCTGTTTCCCGCCAGCGACGCAGGGCTGGACCTGGCCGTTCTGAAAGACAAGACCAAGAACCCCAGCAAGTTCTTTGGCGGCCAGGACATCAGCACGGTCTATGCCCGCGCCAGCCGGGGCGTGAACGTGAACTTCCAGTGGGCGCCGTGGTTCCCGTACGCCAACGACAACTTTAATAAGCAGATGGACCTGATGCTCAAGGGCCGCCTGACGCCCGACCAGGCTCTGGACGCCTGGCAGCGCGAGACGCTGGCCGAGGCCAAGAAACAGGGCTACGACGTTCGGTAA
- the galT gene encoding galactose-1-phosphate uridylyltransferase: MADPAPPTALYAADCVKPDGRPLTLYGLAPVRVRGAIPSPSPEPVDARPALRWHPLRGEWVMYAAHRMGRTFLPPPEYNPLAPTTDPQHPTELPQGDYDIAVFENRFPSLTLTAPEPPAGPAGTRAGVGACEVVVFSQSAQGRLCDLRDEQVTLLLSVWADRTARLAATGQIQSVLAFENRGVEVGVTLHHPHGQIYAYDHIPPVQARMLAQTGAYRAQHGRPWLADFVADERQSGERLVRDDGLALSVVPPFARYSYETWVLPARPVGLLSDLSGAERASLARVLKDALLRLDGLFGVRMPYLLTVHQAPLDGPHPEFPLHIELYPYLRAPGRMKYLAGTEQGAGEFANDKLPEVAAAELRAVSPSAGEGL; encoded by the coding sequence ATGGCTGACCCCGCGCCGCCCACTGCCCTCTACGCCGCCGACTGTGTCAAGCCGGACGGCCGCCCCCTGACCCTGTACGGCCTGGCCCCGGTGCGCGTGCGGGGGGCCATCCCCAGCCCCAGCCCTGAGCCGGTCGACGCCCGCCCGGCCCTGCGCTGGCACCCGCTGCGCGGCGAGTGGGTCATGTACGCGGCGCACCGCATGGGCCGCACCTTCCTGCCGCCCCCCGAATACAACCCGCTGGCGCCCACCACGGACCCCCAGCACCCCACCGAGCTGCCGCAAGGTGACTACGACATCGCCGTCTTTGAAAACCGGTTTCCCAGCCTGACCCTGACGGCCCCCGAGCCGCCTGCTGGCCCGGCCGGCACCCGCGCCGGGGTAGGGGCCTGTGAGGTCGTGGTGTTCAGCCAAAGTGCTCAGGGCCGCCTGTGTGACCTCCGGGACGAACAGGTGACCCTGCTGCTGTCGGTGTGGGCAGACCGCACGGCACGCCTGGCGGCCACCGGCCAGATTCAGAGCGTGCTGGCCTTTGAAAACCGGGGGGTCGAGGTCGGGGTGACCCTGCACCACCCCCACGGCCAGATCTATGCCTACGACCATATTCCGCCCGTGCAGGCGCGGATGCTGGCCCAGACCGGCGCCTACCGCGCCCAGCACGGCCGGCCCTGGCTGGCCGATTTTGTGGCCGACGAGCGCCAGAGCGGCGAGCGGCTGGTGCGGGACGACGGCCTGGCCCTTAGTGTGGTGCCGCCCTTTGCGCGCTATTCCTATGAAACCTGGGTGCTGCCCGCCCGCCCGGTGGGGCTGCTGTCGGACCTGAGCGGCGCCGAGCGGGCCAGCCTGGCGCGGGTGCTCAAAGACGCCTTGCTGCGCCTGGACGGCCTGTTTGGCGTGCGCATGCCCTACCTGCTGACGGTACATCAGGCGCCGCTGGACGGTCCCCACCCCGAGTTCCCGCTGCACATCGAGCTGTATCCCTATCTGCGCGCCCCCGGTCGCATGAAATACCTGGCGGGCACCGAGCAGGGCGCGGGCGAGTTTGCCAACGACAAATTGCCCGAGGTCGCCGCCGCCGAACTGCGCGCGGTCAGCCCCAGCGCTGGAGAGGGCCTGTGA
- a CDS encoding carbohydrate ABC transporter permease — translation MKPPRAVPWLFLSPFLVLFAAFYVAPVLYAGYLSLFIKKRVGFGPARDVFGGLTNYARAFQDSEFLTSLWNILKFGLVQIPLMMVLATALALMLDASRGRLQALFRTAFYLPYTIPSVIAGLLWGYLYSKNLSPLNQLTGRSFDFLGSDVVLWSIANIVTWTWTGYNMITLYAALQNIPGDLYEAARIDGADGWNLTRFIKLPLLRPSLLLVLIFSIIGTMQIFSEPFVIRPLGYVPDNITPNTYLYLVASRDGNFGYAATLAMVLAAFTLLLSAVFLRFTRRGGEL, via the coding sequence ATGAAACCGCCGCGCGCGGTGCCGTGGCTGTTCCTGAGTCCTTTTCTGGTGCTGTTTGCCGCCTTTTACGTGGCGCCGGTGCTGTACGCCGGGTATCTAAGCCTGTTTATCAAGAAGCGCGTGGGCTTTGGCCCGGCCCGCGACGTGTTCGGCGGCCTGACCAACTACGCCCGCGCCTTTCAGGACAGCGAATTTCTGACCAGCCTGTGGAACATTCTGAAGTTCGGGCTGGTGCAGATTCCGCTGATGATGGTGCTGGCCACCGCCCTGGCCCTGATGCTGGACGCCAGCCGGGGACGCCTCCAGGCGCTGTTCCGCACCGCGTTTTACCTGCCCTACACCATCCCCAGCGTTATTGCGGGCCTGCTGTGGGGCTACCTGTATTCCAAGAACCTGTCGCCGCTGAACCAGCTGACTGGGCGCTCCTTTGACTTTCTGGGCAGCGACGTGGTGCTGTGGAGCATTGCCAACATCGTCACCTGGACCTGGACGGGCTACAACATGATTACCCTGTACGCCGCGCTGCAAAACATTCCCGGCGACCTGTACGAGGCCGCGCGCATTGACGGCGCCGACGGCTGGAACCTGACGCGCTTTATCAAGCTGCCCCTCCTGAGGCCCAGCCTGCTGCTGGTGCTGATTTTTTCGATTATCGGCACCATGCAGATTTTCAGCGAGCCTTTCGTGATTCGGCCGCTGGGCTACGTGCCGGACAACATCACCCCGAACACTTACCTGTATCTGGTGGCCAGCCGAGACGGCAACTTTGGCTACGCGGCCACCCTGGCGATGGTGCTGGCCGCCTTCACGCTGCTGCTGAGCGCCGTGTTTCTGCGCTTTACCCGGCGTGGGGGTGAGCTGTGA
- the lepB gene encoding signal peptidase I yields MTARSSSSSWRAWVLGGLLPVYLLTTFGLTVARVDGDSMQPTLTSGDALLLLKYPRWLRAWGLGGPYPRRGDLVVFKAPADSGYAYETAYGLRWRPYNIKRVLGLPGDTVAVEDGRVVVNGRVLAESYASEGFVQDQPAAQVPSGKLWVMGDNRRLGESLDSRAYGVVSLRDVAGPANLRLWPAPGLLPR; encoded by the coding sequence GTGACGGCGCGCTCTTCCTCTTCGTCCTGGCGCGCGTGGGTGCTGGGCGGCCTGCTGCCGGTTTACCTGCTGACCACTTTTGGCCTGACGGTGGCGCGGGTAGACGGCGACTCGATGCAGCCCACCCTGACCAGTGGGGACGCCCTGCTGCTGCTGAAATACCCGCGCTGGCTGCGCGCCTGGGGCCTGGGCGGGCCGTACCCCCGGCGCGGTGACTTGGTGGTGTTCAAGGCGCCAGCTGATAGCGGCTACGCTTACGAGACGGCCTACGGCCTGCGCTGGCGCCCCTATAACATCAAGCGGGTGCTGGGACTGCCCGGCGATACGGTGGCGGTCGAGGACGGCCGGGTGGTGGTCAATGGCCGTGTGCTGGCCGAAAGCTACGCCAGCGAGGGGTTCGTGCAGGACCAGCCAGCGGCGCAGGTCCCCTCAGGCAAGCTGTGGGTCATGGGCGATAACCGCCGCCTGGGGGAGAGTCTGGACAGCCGCGCCTACGGGGTTGTGTCGCTGCGCGACGTGGCTGGCCCGGCCAACCTGCGGCTGTGGCCCGCGCCCGGTCTGCTGCCCCGCTGA
- a CDS encoding beta-galactosidase — protein sequence MTPADLPAHLLLGSCDYPEHVPQDRWAPYAAQQRALGLSYVRLAEFAWSRLEPRPGEYTWTWLDEAVETYAAQDLKVVLCTPTATPPAWLVRAHPELLAHDAQGRVREFGSRRHYDFASPVYRDHSRRITRAMAERYGQHPAVAGWQTDNEFGCHATGRSYGGASAERFPAWLAAKYGTLDALNDAWGNVFWSMEYSDWAQIKPPILTVTEPNPSHVLDYARFASGLIAEFQAEQLTILRELSPGRFLTHNFMIFETGFDHYEVATGLDFASWDNYPTGMLEFFAPPGMAEDVKTRFARTGHPDLVGFNHDLYRGVVGSGKWKGGTAQTPQPTPHSPQPGFWVMEQQCGPVNWAPHNPLPAPGAVALWTAQAWAHGADVVSYFRWRAATMAQEVMHSGLLRHDETPSPGHAEVAALDTAQLPLGPVPARVALLHDYESLWLYDAQPHAAGLSYWAQTVTYYAALRSLGLDVDVVHADADLSGYAVAVAPAITLVDGARAGRWAQAAAGGTALVCGPRTAFRTPGGGTWEEGQFGPLAGLVGASLLNYDSLRPGLAQDVGGSIGAHSAHTWAESYRLNGAQALATYQGGPLDGQAAVIRQDNVTVIGAHSDTLIRAVLTGVLTGAGLPVTPLPDGVRLSRRAGQVLVQNWNPEPAEWNGQTLPPVSFAVQPEAPHA from the coding sequence ATGACCCCTGCTGACCTGCCTGCCCACCTGCTTCTTGGCAGTTGTGACTATCCCGAACATGTGCCGCAAGACCGCTGGGCGCCGTATGCCGCGCAGCAGCGCGCCCTGGGCCTGAGCTACGTGCGCCTGGCCGAGTTTGCCTGGAGCCGCCTGGAGCCGCGCCCCGGCGAGTACACCTGGACCTGGCTGGACGAGGCCGTCGAAACCTACGCCGCCCAGGACCTGAAGGTCGTGCTGTGTACCCCGACCGCCACCCCGCCCGCGTGGCTGGTGCGGGCCCACCCTGAGCTGCTGGCCCACGACGCCCAGGGCCGCGTGCGCGAGTTCGGCTCGCGCCGGCACTACGACTTTGCCTCGCCCGTGTACCGCGACCACTCGCGCCGCATCACGCGGGCGATGGCCGAGCGGTACGGGCAGCACCCGGCGGTGGCTGGCTGGCAGACCGACAACGAATTTGGCTGCCACGCCACAGGCCGCTCGTATGGAGGCGCCAGCGCCGAGCGCTTTCCGGCCTGGCTGGCCGCGAAATACGGCACCCTGGACGCCCTGAATGACGCCTGGGGCAATGTCTTCTGGAGCATGGAGTACAGCGACTGGGCACAGATCAAGCCGCCCATCCTGACCGTGACGGAACCCAATCCCTCGCATGTGCTGGACTACGCCCGCTTTGCCTCGGGCCTGATTGCCGAGTTCCAGGCCGAGCAGCTGACCATCCTGCGCGAGCTGTCTCCAGGCCGTTTTTTGACCCACAACTTCATGATCTTTGAAACCGGCTTTGACCACTACGAGGTGGCCACCGGCCTGGACTTTGCCAGCTGGGACAACTACCCCACCGGCATGCTGGAGTTCTTTGCGCCCCCCGGCATGGCCGAGGACGTTAAAACCCGCTTTGCCCGCACTGGCCACCCGGACCTGGTGGGGTTTAACCATGACCTGTACCGGGGGGTAGTGGGGAGTGGGAAGTGGAAAGGAGGAACAGCGCAGACCCCACAGCCCACACCCCACAGCCCACAACCGGGTTTCTGGGTCATGGAGCAGCAGTGCGGGCCCGTGAACTGGGCGCCCCACAACCCGCTGCCCGCGCCGGGGGCCGTGGCGCTGTGGACGGCGCAGGCCTGGGCGCACGGCGCCGACGTGGTCAGTTATTTCCGCTGGCGGGCGGCCACGATGGCACAGGAGGTCATGCACTCGGGGCTGCTGCGCCACGACGAGACGCCCAGCCCCGGCCACGCCGAGGTGGCGGCGCTGGACACGGCACAGTTGCCGCTGGGCCCAGTGCCCGCGCGCGTGGCCCTGCTGCACGACTACGAGAGCCTGTGGCTGTACGACGCGCAGCCGCACGCGGCGGGCCTGAGCTACTGGGCACAGACCGTCACGTATTACGCGGCGCTGCGGTCACTGGGCCTTGACGTGGACGTGGTGCACGCCGACGCCGACCTGAGCGGCTACGCGGTGGCCGTGGCGCCGGCCATCACGCTGGTGGACGGGGCGCGCGCCGGGCGCTGGGCGCAGGCGGCCGCCGGGGGCACGGCGCTGGTCTGCGGCCCCCGCACCGCCTTTCGCACGCCGGGCGGCGGCACCTGGGAGGAGGGACAATTTGGCCCGCTGGCCGGCCTGGTGGGGGCCAGCCTGCTGAATTACGACTCGCTGCGGCCAGGGCTGGCGCAGGATGTAGGCGGCAGCATTGGCGCCCACAGCGCCCACACCTGGGCCGAAAGTTACCGCCTGAACGGCGCACAGGCGCTGGCCACCTACCAGGGCGGTCCCCTGGACGGCCAGGCCGCCGTGATCCGTCAGGACAACGTGACCGTCATCGGCGCGCACAGTGACACCCTGATTCGCGCTGTACTGACCGGTGTGCTGACTGGCGCAGGACTCCCGGTGACGCCCCTGCCTGACGGCGTGCGCCTCAGCCGCCGCGCTGGTCAGGTCCTCGTGCAGAACTGGAACCCAGAGCCCGCCGAGTGGAACGGCCAGACTCTGCCGCCCGTCAGCTTCGCAGTGCAGCCGGAGGCCCCTCATGCCTGA
- a CDS encoding FKBP-type peptidyl-prolyl cis-trans isomerase, which translates to MTADATGGLKVEKYEEGTGTPAQAGKMVRVHYTGTLENGQKFDSSRDRGEPIEFPLGVGYVIQGWDQGIAQLRVGDKARLTVPAHLGYGDAGVPGVIPGGATLLFDVELVDVR; encoded by the coding sequence ATGACGGCGGACGCAACAGGCGGCTTGAAGGTCGAGAAGTACGAAGAAGGCACGGGCACACCCGCACAGGCGGGCAAGATGGTGCGCGTGCACTACACCGGCACCCTGGAAAACGGCCAGAAGTTTGACAGCAGCCGTGACCGCGGCGAACCCATCGAGTTTCCGCTAGGTGTGGGCTACGTCATTCAGGGCTGGGACCAGGGCATCGCGCAGTTGCGGGTTGGCGACAAGGCCCGCCTGACCGTGCCGGCCCATCTGGGTTACGGCGACGCAGGCGTGCCCGGCGTCATTCCTGGCGGCGCCACCCTGCTGTTCGACGTGGAACTGGTGGACGTACGCTGA
- a CDS encoding glycoside hydrolase family 36 protein — MPEWTLNVNPAEMRVLVSGFQSWSEAELRPLQDTQAVPLMRWRHEQGHDPGFLPSGQAGVWRSHTVLALVRPDGSGWVGGAGDATQTFVGWEARASGDQVTVTCTLEGPDVPVLWEETSDVTATLEAQAVRLGRAMHARTPAPLRVWCSWYSYYRAVTLDAMLDNARRARDLGLPFEVFQLDDGFQADLGDWTEPSAHFGGHARDLPGPLGDLGFTPGLWLAPFLAAPSSRLFAEHPDWMLRGEDGQPLPVGHNWGGAYYALDTTHPEVLAWLRDLAATVRGWGYTYLKLDFLYGAALPGVRHNPQVGRAQAYRQGLQALRDGAGQDAFLLGCGAPLAQSIGLVDAMRTGPDVAPFWDEESRRVWLGDATGPSARNALHTALSRWYQHPWYQPDPDVAICRRELSLLNHEEREAVAGMLDVIGGLRASSDPIALLDDEGLALLRRCLTISTPDRPAALTQSFGGAVTHFSRGTFNLTDMRLGGLAAHSYRKGHHG, encoded by the coding sequence ATGCCTGAATGGACCCTGAACGTCAACCCCGCTGAAATGCGCGTGCTGGTCAGCGGCTTTCAGTCGTGGAGTGAGGCTGAACTGCGCCCCCTGCAAGACACGCAGGCCGTGCCCCTGATGCGCTGGCGCCACGAACAGGGCCACGACCCCGGCTTTCTGCCCAGCGGGCAGGCGGGCGTGTGGCGCAGTCACACCGTGCTGGCGCTGGTGCGCCCGGACGGCAGCGGCTGGGTGGGCGGGGCCGGCGACGCCACGCAGACCTTTGTGGGCTGGGAAGCGCGCGCCAGCGGCGACCAGGTGACGGTGACCTGCACCCTGGAAGGGCCGGACGTGCCTGTGCTATGGGAAGAAACCTCAGATGTCACCGCTACCCTGGAGGCGCAGGCAGTCCGGCTGGGCCGCGCCATGCATGCCCGCACACCTGCGCCGCTGCGCGTGTGGTGCTCGTGGTACTCGTATTACCGCGCCGTGACGCTGGACGCCATGCTGGACAATGCCCGGCGGGCCCGCGACCTGGGCCTGCCCTTCGAGGTCTTTCAGCTGGACGACGGCTTTCAGGCCGACCTGGGCGACTGGACAGAGCCCAGCGCCCACTTTGGCGGCCACGCCCGCGACCTGCCTGGCCCGCTGGGCGACCTGGGGTTTACGCCGGGGCTGTGGCTGGCGCCTTTTCTGGCCGCGCCGTCCTCTCGCCTCTTTGCCGAGCACCCCGACTGGATGCTGCGCGGCGAGGACGGCCAGCCGCTGCCTGTCGGCCACAACTGGGGCGGGGCGTATTACGCCCTGGACACCACGCACCCCGAGGTGCTGGCCTGGCTGCGCGATCTGGCGGCCACGGTGCGCGGCTGGGGCTACACCTACCTCAAGCTGGACTTTCTGTATGGCGCGGCGCTGCCCGGCGTGCGTCACAACCCGCAGGTGGGCCGCGCCCAGGCGTACCGGCAGGGCCTGCAAGCCCTGCGCGACGGGGCCGGACAGGACGCCTTCCTGCTGGGCTGCGGGGCGCCGCTGGCCCAGAGCATCGGGCTGGTGGACGCCATGCGCACCGGGCCCGACGTGGCGCCCTTCTGGGATGAGGAGTCCCGGCGCGTGTGGCTGGGCGACGCCACCGGCCCCAGCGCCCGCAACGCCCTGCACACCGCCCTGTCGCGCTGGTATCAGCACCCCTGGTATCAGCCGGACCCTGACGTGGCCATCTGCCGCCGCGAACTGAGCCTGCTGAACCACGAGGAGCGGGAAGCGGTGGCCGGCATGCTGGACGTGATCGGAGGCCTGCGCGCCAGCAGCGACCCGATTGCCCTGCTGGACGACGAGGGCCTGGCCCTGCTGCGCCGCTGCCTCACCATCAGCACGCCGGACCGGCCAGCGGCCCTGACCCAGAGTTTTGGCGGGGCCGTGACCCATTTTTCGCGCGGCACTTTTAACCTAACAGACATGCGGCTCGGCGGCCTGGCCGCGCACAGCTACCGTAAAGGCCATCATGGCTGA
- a CDS encoding DeoR/GlpR family DNA-binding transcription regulator, which translates to MIESRRSEILSLVQQHGELPVTELSKLLGVSEVTVRSDLKVLADAGQVRRTRGSVRLPLDVRRESPLEQTRHEHTAAKRRIGRAAAALVRDGETVFLDVGSTTTEVARALSPTLQGVTIVTNGLNIALELERLSGVRVIVTGGTLRPLQHSLVSPYALDVLKHIHADRLFLGCNGVHPEHGVTNANHEEAEVKRVMVAQAREVIVVADHSKLFQVSRAHVAPTGRVSALVTNRRGPEPPEALHRAIPNLHLV; encoded by the coding sequence TTGATTGAGTCGCGCCGAAGCGAGATTTTATCGCTGGTCCAACAGCATGGAGAATTACCAGTTACGGAACTTTCGAAACTCCTGGGCGTTTCAGAGGTCACGGTGCGCAGCGACCTGAAGGTGCTGGCCGACGCCGGGCAGGTGCGCCGCACACGCGGCAGCGTGCGCCTGCCACTGGACGTACGGCGCGAGTCCCCGCTGGAACAGACCCGCCACGAACACACGGCGGCCAAGCGCCGCATTGGCCGCGCCGCCGCCGCCCTGGTGCGCGACGGTGAAACGGTCTTTCTGGACGTGGGCAGCACCACCACCGAGGTCGCCCGCGCGCTCTCCCCCACCTTGCAGGGCGTGACCATCGTGACCAACGGGCTGAACATTGCCCTGGAACTGGAGCGCCTCAGCGGCGTGCGGGTCATTGTCACAGGCGGCACGCTGCGGCCCCTGCAACACTCGCTGGTCAGCCCCTACGCGCTGGACGTCCTGAAACACATTCACGCCGACCGCCTGTTTCTGGGCTGCAACGGCGTTCATCCCGAACACGGCGTCACCAACGCCAACCACGAGGAAGCCGAGGTCAAGCGCGTCATGGTGGCGCAGGCCCGCGAGGTCATCGTGGTGGCCGACCACAGCAAGCTCTTTCAGGTCAGCCGCGCGCATGTGGCGCCCACCGGGCGCGTCTCGGCCCTCGTGACCAACCGGCGTGGCCCCGAGCCACCCGAAGCCCTGCACCGGGCCATTCCCAATCTGCACCTCGTCTGA